A region of the Vigna unguiculata cultivar IT97K-499-35 chromosome 9, ASM411807v1, whole genome shotgun sequence genome:
TGAGCTGGCAAGGGCATTATTGATTTAGGGTTGGTAACAAGGTCTAACctcctaaaataaaaaattattctccATAATTTGGTCAATTAGGGGAGCTATTTAGAGGTGAGATTGAATGGTGTgaataaattatgtatttgtAATTTGGACTATAGTTGAGAAGGGATGGATATGCATCAAGATGGTTTGTTATTTATGGTTGGTACATAATGtagaataattataatgattgGTAGATGAATTAACAAGTTAAATATTGAGCAGTAAGTGGATGAAATTAAGGAAACATTGCAAATTTGTTTAATTCGTGGATTTTGTGATATCATGGAATGAGGCTTGGTATTATTGGAAAATGATGTTATTGAgattttgtttttgcttttgcCATCACAAAAACGATTTACCtattaaaattttccaaattggATGGGTTGGGATTATGGACCCCTTTTGCTTATgctaatattataattatcatttcCTTTCAACGCTGTATATATTAAGTAAATACTTTATTATGACAAATACAAGTTGTGAAGTTGTATAACCTACGTATCCGTCGTTTTGGGAAAAAGGGGTGAAATGAAACCATTAATTTGTTTAATGCCGTATTCAGACatttttaaaaggtaaaaaattatctcatataataattataatatttatttcctcttttgttgttattgtgtttgaaataatgaaatttgaaaaccaaGGATGAAAGGTGGTGCTCCtaaagaaaatggaaatgacagaaaaagaaagtaaaaaagaaaaacaggtggatgagagagagagaggctTTAATGGTGGGGATGAGGGATCTTTAAAGAGGAAGAAGAGTCTGTAAAATTGGTCTTTTAATGATCGTTGGCATGCCTCTACTCTAACTATGTGcctttttaacataataaaactTTCTAAActtcttctcttatttttaactcaatcaTATACTTAACATTCAACCATTTacataaaataactaatatgcttttttttcctataattCTGTAAGAAAAAGATTggtaatttttcataaaattcaaccaatgtaataaataattttaattcttcttaTGCCAAATTGCGCTCCCACGTTAGGGTATCATCAACTTTTCCAAAACTAAGATATGTGTAAAAAAACAAAtggtttaataatattttttttattacattatacgATTCTTTTAATGGTGACGATTTTATTACGTGTAAGCAGTTTAAATAAAAcgtttaattgtttttattgtgACAATTTTCTATGTGGAAAACAAACTTTCCATATTGCTTCCATAGGCTACCATTAATGTTTCCATATCAATTCAGAtgtgaaaacaaaatttaaatttccaaTACCACCCGTTTGGTAACCCCATAAATTTCCAATTTCTAATACACATCCACCTTAGAAATGagcatgacaattttttttcttctatatttttgAGGGAGGAATGaaatttaaaactgaaaatgaTGCTCCAATTGCTGAAGAATATATTTCTTAAATGTTATCGATGGTTCATGGCTTTTAAAAATAAGACCAATAGATACTCAACCCCTTCAACATCAGAAGTAACTCCAAAAATTcctataaatacaaatttattttccaCCCGTAACTAAAGGTTTTAGAAAAAATGATTGACAACTTATCTTGACCATATATGAATGTATAATGAATAATCATTAATGTGAGAACTCCGATGTCAGATGAAGGACTGTAACGATTAAAATTGGTCGTGTTCTACTTAAAAGAGACACTTCACAGAATTTTCTTAGAAACTTAAATCCACTGATTTTTTATAACAGGGCAACGGCTATAACCAATCCACAGCCTGATCTGCATTACATAGATATAAATCTGGAGCCACCTATTATCATACAGACATCACACAATCTAAACATTTGAACCCAAAAATGAGAGATGTTAGTAGAATGATAGTACTAACAACAACACAAGTTATTGGAGAACgcataaattactttatttctttcttcccTTCAGGTTCGGATTCCACATTAGCAAGCGAATCCCTCATACAAGGTAATCCAGATGTCTAAATTACAATGGCACTGCTTCCATTCACTGCGAATTCAGCCTCTGAAAATCCACCAACTGGTAAAGATCACCTCGTCTTTGCGTAGTTATAGGGAGATTTTTCCtgaataatttaatgaaaacaatTCGTATGAATATTTATGACAGGTAATTAAAAACTATTCACGTGCACAATTTTAGTGAGAATAAAAGAAAACCTTCTCTGCTCCGTTATTGAATAATCAATTTCTGCAATGATGATAGCCTCCTCGTGTTCTGTAGTAGCCAAAACTTCTCCAAACTGCCAGAGTGATATATTCCGCAGTAAGTAGAGACAATTGAAGACATTTTCCctttctatttttgttattaaaactcaaaatataatACTGATTTCCAAAATCAGAGCATTCACTGGCTCTACTCAAAGAAAGCTCTCTGTAAAGGATCTACTTACTGGCCCTACAAGAGTAGAGTGGCCCCAGGCCACATAACCAGATCCTGTCTCCCGAGCAGGCGAACAGGTAGCCACATATAACTGTCAGTAAAGAATTTCATAAAGTTAAGCATCAGTTACTCTCCTCAGAGCTTAAAATTTACAATTCAAACAATGACTACTATGGTCAGAAACATAGATAAATCCCTAACTATACCCTGCTTTAATCACACACTCAACTGCATAAATCTAATAGAAATGGATCAGAAATAATAagcaaaaaaggaaaatttattgaaatcaaTTACCACTATATAGCTCTGTAGTGTATATACACGAACTGAAATGAATAGGAAAAATTACCACTataattttgattcaaaatttcaaataccaGTAAAGCGACTAACTCCACCCTTCTCCTATTTATTTCAGCAACCTAATAAATATACTGTCTACTGGATAGTTACTAACTTTATCTCTTCCCTATGTACTCCCGCCCTATATTACAGTTAATTGCCTATTACAAGGCTAATGCTATTCATAAATCCTCACGACTCTAAAATTCTGTTTGTAACCACACTTCCTCTTCCTGCTATAAACCTTCTTCATAGGCAGCTCGCTAACACATTCCCAGCTATCCAAGTTCAACTGTAAAATACTGAGACGTGTAGGAATTGTGGTGCTTTCCTAAAATACATTGTTCGCCGGTGGATAATGCGTAAAAATATTGTTGAGATAACACCTTGTTGGACAAGGGAAAAAACACTGAAGCAGGTAGCTTAGGAAGCACTGACAGCACTGTGGAATAGCATGTCATCACGTTCAACACTTTTTTGGACAATATACTTGTCAGACACGCCTCTGGAACGTGTCTGGTACTTTTCAGTTTCACAGTTCAGAGATTTTTTTCGGCTcttacacctatttgacacatCTTGAACATCTCTCCCACACTCCCACACGACTTGAACATGAGTTAAAAAAAAGCCGACACCTAGTTTTAGCTGAACACTTTCTGTACACtactataaaaaatttaaaagagagCAACTTATGACAAATAATGCACGACACACTTCTTTAGGCTTCTTTCAGTAAGACTTAcctaattattttaactaataagATGCACGTTTCTAATTTGAAATTCTATTGTGAAGGATGTTATTAAATGGAAACTGTTTATATTTTGGACGACACAACTACTAAGCCTAAGCAGTGTCACGATGTCCTATATTTTGGACAGTTGTGTCCCGGTGTCCATGTCAATTATGACTGCTTTTGGAGTCAGTGCTTTATAGAAGGTAGCATACGCTTTCAATTCATCACATTTACAGCAAACTCCTTGTGGGGGTGGGGAGTTTGATTTCTTATTTAAAACGCGCACATCTCTCTCAATTCAAAGCTACTTTTTCAAGCCTACTGTTCGGTTGATCCATCAAAAGCTAAACTAAATACATAAATGGAAACAACTAGATGATTTCGGATTtcatatacttttaaaataaaatattagtattcaTACATTAAAACCCCACATAAGTTCGAAAAAATAAGGGAGCATTACCTGATTATCTGTAGCCCTGCATGAGAAGAAACAAAGAATAGATTAGCAATGGAATTTTAACTAGTCATTACTGCTTAATCATAAGTAGTTTAGagaagttaaaataaaaaatggttttCCATGCCTAAGATAAGGAAtagtcaaaagaaaaaatgaaagtagAACAAGAACAAAGGTAACccaaatatatgttttaactTCAATTATAATCAGCAGTTTCTTGTTTTCTACAAACAAGATAAAATTTGTCTACAAATGCctattacaaattataaataatactcAGAAAACTGTCGTCCAATTTAGTTGATGTAATTAGTGCAAAAACCCAGTTAACTTTCAAGTTTATTGAGTTTGTTTACAGACAGTAACACGTTATTGGCTTCAATAAGTTCTCCATATTTGAGTTGACGTTTTACAATTTTAGTCCCTAGTTACATTTTGTTTATGATTAGACCtagatttaacaaaaaataatgcgGCTTCAGTTCCTAACTTGAGACAAAAAGCATGTGGTTTACAATTTTCAAAcactaaaattgaataaaaataaaaaaggtaacACTTTCAAATATTGTCATATGggtaaagataaaaaatatattaggttACAAGAACAAATTAATGGAAACTTACAAGACTAGATAGGgttataaattttaaccaaaACACAACTACAACATGTGTTCCAGGTTACTAAATGTTTCACTTAATTGTATCCATTACTACCTTGCCCTCTGCAATAACTCCCAATGTAATGGTCCAGTTGTCATGTTAAATGCCCCAGGATAGCAGAGTAAGTGAGCACCTGAAGTCAAAAGCCAACTGATACTGTAAGTTTGCCAAAGCTTggcacaataaaataataacaatagttgtgcttatttgttttcaaatcaacacaaattgaaaatttatctCAATTGATCCTTGAAAGagtatacaaaaaaaaaaaaaagaggaataATTAACAGATAACATAATAAAGGGAATGAAACATCATACCAAGAACTATGGATTTGAAATTTCTTTTAGTATATTCCTGAAATAAGAAATACACAGGCAGTGTTGCCTAATGCATGTGAACCAATCTCACCTTGTATCCAtcccaaaaagtaaaaattggtACCATATGACGCTAATAGCACTTAGGAGGCatggataaaaataatttggagAACTCAAATCATaggcaaccaatcaaaactagAGAGTGTAATTGTTtcaaaacatatgaaatatGGGAAAGACAAACCTCTAGCAGCATATATCATTGCTAGTTCTGGAAACCGAATGTCATAACAGATGCCTATGCCAATGCGTCCAACCTCTGAATGAATCAACTCACAATTTCAATTTGTTTGCTCAAACAGAGAAATTTTTACGGCAAGAAAAAATAGtctgaaacaaaaaatattaaattactcCTTTGACACGGTAGTCAAacacatgttatataaaataagGATTGGATGGTAAGCCTTCTCAAGGTGTTTTCTTCTATCTTCAGTATCTTTTGATTAAAGACTACATCACAAACATAACTAGTTAAAAGCACAACTAAACATTAACCTCTCCTTCTGAACTAACTTCCTGACTTCTTTATGACTGTTTTCTCTTTCATATCTTACATACACAAATACTCACACACGAGAAGCCACAAATACATAATTACGTAAAAGCATTTAGCCTGAACAAGTGATATAATTCACAAAAATTCCTTCATAGAGACATACAATGGTTGATTGTGCAAAAAGATAAGGTAGAGTAGCATGTGTGTTCAAGATGTCATGGACAAGTAAACATAATACCAGAGtataaaactgcatttcctTAAGCAAGTTCACAACCATAATAACTTTAGAGGTTTATCCAAGTCAAAAACCATAACAACTTTCATTTACTTTATTTTGCAGCCTGCCTATATTATCATTACTAGCTCGGtactttgaattttaaatatgcACTTCTCTTACATGACACCAAACGTAATGCCAAAATATAAAATCGCAACAGAACTGAAACAGAGAATGAGTAAGACCGTGTGATGAGTAACATATTAAACCTGTGTCAACAATCGTCGGTGTCTCTCCAGCAGTAAGAGTTTTTGACTCGATAAATGTAATCTCCCCGGGGATGTCAATATCAAAAAGATGTATCTGCAGCATAGGCAGCATGTCCGAAATTACACAACAACAAAGCACATTCAAAAACCCATTCACGAATTATTCACCTCCCGAAATTACATTCAATTACAAAACTCAATGTTCAAAATAACGAAGTATTATTAGGAGGAGCGATACCTTGCGGTGCTTGGCGAGCAGCTTTCCATCGGTGTCGAAAACGCAACAAGTATTGTACAAGCGATCTCCAGAACGCTCTGGAATGGAACCACCGACGATGGTGATTTTCAGGAGACGAGAGAGTTCAGAGAGCATGGCGGTGGAAGGAGAAGCATCGGCACCGGCGTCAATATCCTCAGCGTAGACAGGGAAACTGTCATTGGAATAGGGACTGTTCCAAATTTCCTGACAAAACAAGACCGCATTCATTCTTAGAATTGGGACGTAAAACCTAACTCAATCCCAAAAGCTTGCTCAGAAACATGAACATGTGAAAGTTTATCGAAGTTGTTCAAAACTTAAATTCAGTAAAACGCTTGATAATAATCAGAAGAGGAAGTAAAAAGAGGGGGAAAAGAAAAGGGAACATACAGGCAAAAGAACAAGCTGAGCACCCTTGGATGCAGCGTCCTGAATGGCGGTGCGCGCGTGGGCGATGTTCCTGTCTTTGTCGGGAGTGACGGAGAGTTGACAGAGGCCAATTTTGAACTGAAATAGAACAAAGCGCGTGAAATGAGTGAGCGGGAACAAATAGTGAAAGAGagggagagaggaagagagagaagttGCCTTGGACGGAGGCGGAGAGGGCATGGGAATGGCGGGTGGGGCCCGGGCGCGTTCGGAGTTGGATGAAGCGGCGGCCATGATTGGAGAGTGGCGGTGGATTGAGCGGTGGCGGAGATGGGAGGGGGAGAGAGAGGGGATAATGAAAGAGAGGGGGAAAAAGAGGTTGGAAGAGGATGAGTGGTGGAAAGTGAAAGATTTGAAGCTAAGCAGTGATGGTGATATTCCGAATGCTTTCATTTCTGATTTTGAAAGTCCAAAAAACCCTTCACTTTGATTTCAGGTCCGCTCATGGGATGTGGGAGACGGAACCTATCAAATCAACGGGATCGAAAAAACACATCAAATTTCACCTTCCCGTTCTTAACTTCATGAATTAACTTTTGGttttagaaagataaaaaaaagaagttaaataatgtaaacgtaaactaataatttaattaaaaaaagtgtaataaaataagggtatggatttttaaaaaataaaataactaggAATAGCAAGAACAAGTTAGGCCACTTTTAAATAGCAGCTACACTTCTACTGGGCGTCACGGAAGGGATTGacacttttaaatataaatggtACGTGTTTgtttctataaaaaataattatcagaACATTATTATAGTAAGAATAAAGTTATAATAactgttatatataaaaagtaataatgaaaattggCTTCCATTGTATATTAGTATATGACAATATTATGGCGTTTTAAGAATATAACACTTTAAGCTTTTTTATATGTTCTCCTTTattattctatatttatttatcaatttcattattatgttttatatttaaattttctttaaataaaagtatgtaaaatatttaaataaatctttaatttttctttattttcaaatgtttttaaatatttccaaaatgaaacaaacagcaataaaagtatttcaaaattttaaagaataaaatctttaaataaaagtatataaagtatttaatatttttaaagtttttatagttttctattgaagataaaagaagaaaaacgatataacaaaaaaaaaaaacattaggcttgtgttttgttttttggatGAATTTTGAAGAGTGAGTGTGATTTTTGTATTAAGAAAAAGAtggtaaataaagaaaattaaagaaaaaattgtgagaattgataaaaaatttgacGAATTGAAATCATGGTAACTGAGATGTAAACACAGATCTTCATTTCTCACCATTATGGTAGAACCAACTAATGATAAAGGGTAACAACGTTAAAGAGGAAAGTCTCTTGGTAATAGTTTTTCAT
Encoded here:
- the LOC114163954 gene encoding omega-amidase, chloroplastic, with protein sequence MKAFGISPSLLSFKSFTFHHSSSSNLFFPLSFIIPSLSPSHLRHRSIHRHSPIMAAASSNSERARAPPAIPMPSPPPSKFKIGLCQLSVTPDKDRNIAHARTAIQDAASKGAQLVLLPEIWNSPYSNDSFPVYAEDIDAGADASPSTAMLSELSRLLKITIVGGSIPERSGDRLYNTCCVFDTDGKLLAKHRKIHLFDIDIPGEITFIESKTLTAGETPTIVDTEVGRIGIGICYDIRFPELAMIYAARGAHLLCYPGAFNMTTGPLHWELLQRARATDNQLYVATCSPARETGSGYVAWGHSTLVGPFGEVLATTEHEEAIIIAEIDYSITEQRRKNLPITTQRRGDLYQLVDFQRLNSQ